The sequence TTCTCGTAATGCGGTTTTCAAAGATCCTGTACAAGACTTCAAAGGGTGACAGCAAGGAGGTAGAGATCCGTTCGGCAAGCCTGCTGGTGCGCGCCGGGTACATCCGTCAATTGTCCTCAGGTATATTCAGTTATCTTCATTTTGGCCAGCGTAGCCTCAAGAAAATAGAAGGTATTCTCCGGGAAGAGATGAATGCCATCGGCGGCGATGAGATATGCATGCCGGTAGTGCATCCGGCCGATATATGGAAAAAAACGAACCGGTGGTACCAGATAGACCAATCGCTGGTGCGGTTTAAGGACCGTGCCGACCGCGATATGGTACTGGCCATGACCCATGAAGAAGTGGTGGCAGAGCTTTGCGTGAGTGAGATAGACAGCTATAAGCAATTGCCGAAGCTGGTGTACCAGATCTTTACCAAGTTTCGCGATGAAGCGCGCTCTCGCGGCGGACTGATCCGGGTGCGGGAATTCACCATGAAAGATTCTTATTCCCTCGACCGGGATGAAGCGGGCATGGTAAAGCAGTACAAGGAACATTATAATGCTTATTTCAAAATATTTGCCCGTGCGGGATTGCCTGCCGTAGCCATCAACAGCGATACCGGTATGATGGGTGGCCGCATGGCGCATGAATATATGTATGTGACGCCCATCGGTGAAGACACTGTTTTCATCAGTGACGATAATAAATATAAGGCGAATAAGGAAATTGCCACGTTCAAAAAGATCTATTCCAGCAAGGCCGAAGCGCCGTTGGAAAAAGTGCATACGCCCGGCGTGAAGACGATTGAAGACCTGGCCAATTTTATGCAGATGAGCAAGGAGGACCTGTGCAAGGCGGTATTTTATACAGCCAAGATTGATGACAAGGATAAAGTGGTCCTGCTCCTGGTGCGTGGCGATACAGAAGTGAATACCGTGAAGCTGGAGAAGATCATTAAAACAGATAAATACGCTCCTTCCACTGCCGAAGAGATCCTGCGCATAGGTGCGGTACCCGGTTATGCCTCTCCTGTAGGTATTGACCGCACGGCCTGCCTGGTGATTGCAGATGACCTGGTGGCCAATGCTAAAAGTATGGTGGCGGGCGCCAATGAAGTAGATTACCACATGAAGAATGTGGCTTATGGCCGCGATTTCACCGCCGATGTGGTAGCGGATGTGGTCAGCGCTTTTGACGGCGCTTTGAGTCCGCATGAAAACAGCACTGGTTCCCGTTTGCGTTCGGTAAGAGGTATTGAGATCGGGAATATTTTCCAGTTGGGCACCCGGTACACAACCGCCATGGGCGCTGTGTTCAATGATGAAGACGGCGTGCAAAAGCCGGTGATCATGGGTTCTTATGGTATTGGCGTAGGCCGCTTACTGGCTTGTCTGGCCGAAGAGTATATGGATGATAAAGGATTGAGTCTGCCTGTATCGGTAGCCCCTTATCATGTGGCGCTGGTGGCCCTGGCCGATAAGCCCGAGCTGGCGGAGCTGGCCGACAAGACCTACGAACAACTGAAAGCTGATGGCATTGAAGTGTTTTATGACGATCGCGAAATGAAGATGGCATCCGCCGGCGTGAAGTTTGCCGATGCTGACCTCATAGGCATTCCCATCCGCATTACTATTTCCAAACGCTCTGTGCAGAATGGTGGCGCCGAGATCAAGCTGCGCAAGGAAGAGAAAGGGGAGATTGTACCGCTGGACCAACTTTCCGCTAAAGTGAAAGAGATTGTACAGGGATTGTTTGCCCAACTGAAAGCGGGCGTGGACGCTGCAGAGAAGTGGGTTGATTAAATAATCAGGCAACGAGGCATAAAGGTATTGAGGCATCGAGGCAAGGGGATAACCCATGCTTTGGTGCCTTTTCTTTTTTCAGGAGATTTTCTTTTCGATGCCTGGGGTGTAAGTTCACGATGAATGGGACGGGCGCGTTTTTGGGGCTAAAAGCCCCCTAATAGAGCTTCGAGGCTGCAAGCCTCGAATAGCGGCACTAAGGGTTTAAAGGGCACAAGTACCCTTCCGCACAGGGCTGGGTGGCATGCTTACGCCAGTTGAAGTGATTGATTGTGAAACAGTTGAACGTTTACAGCCGTGTATATGCGGGAGATGTGACGAGGTTGCGATTTTAGTAAAATGCGCCTTTAATATATCGTTGGGATAAGGTTGGTATAGCTTTGCCATTTAGTACCCATTTAGTATCCATTTAGTATCCCAGGCGGACCTGGTTACTATCAGGGGAATGGGGTTTGTGTTGCCCGCTTTATGGAAACCTTCTGCCGGCGCATCTGGTTTATATGCAATGGCCAAAACTTTACTACGTGCCCGGCTTCATCAGCCTCCTGGCGCTTCCGGTGATCTTGTTGATCATCCACCCGGAAGATCCGGTGCGTCACAACAGTATCAGGATGGTTTTGCCTACCGATGAAAAGCCGGATGGAGAAAACATAAAATACTCCAGGTATGGTGTATTAGAAGCTGCTGCAGGAAAGCATATTACCACCGTTGAATTCTGGTATGACCCCGCCTATGTTGAAATAGATGAGTTCAGCTATCATGCCAAGCTTGATTTTGTGCGCCGGGAAATTGAGCGCATGAACTTCACACACGATACGCTATCTGTGCTCAAGATCGAATTAGGGGATGGTATTACTTATGGTGATTTTGTGCGGATACTGAATTGCCTCCTCATATACCGGGTAAAACGATACGCACTGGTGGATAACAGTTTTTACATTTTTGCCAACCCCATGCCGCCCAATCCTGCCGATTTTGAACCGCTAGATCCTGTTGATCAGGTCCCGGTCCTTGTAGATGGGGATTATGATGGACCAACTGCCTGGGACAAATTTTATTGGAAGCTGGAGGAGCAGTTGCGGATAGCCGCTTACATTATAAAATACAATTACCTGCTTCTTTCCGGCTTCCTGTTATTGATATTCCTGCCTTCCATAGAAAGAGCCATCCTAAAGCGGCGGTCTTTGAGACGCCTTTGATGATACAGTCAGGCGGTTAGCGGGTTGGGTTCGCCATACAAAAATTAATAAAGTATTGGGGGAAAAATTCTTATTTTTCCTGATAGCAACTTAAACTCCCTGGTTGTTTTCCCATCAAATCCCAAAACCTATATCATGCCCGCTGCTCCTATTACCCGTTTTCTGCTACAATCCCTGTTCGTATGTTGTTTCCTCATCTTCCCCTGCTGCATAGGCGCCTATGCACAGAAAGGAATGGATGAAAAGATAGACCGGATCATTACCAAGGCCATGGAGACCGAGGAGTTCCCCGGCATGGCGGTGGCCGTTATACAGGATAACAAAGTTTTGTTCAAGAAAGCATACGGCGTTACTTCCCGGCAGCAAAAAGGAAAGGTAGACGAGCAAACGGTTTTCAGCATCGGCTCTGTGTCCAAGGCATTCACCGGTGTGGGCGTCATGCTATTGGTGCAGCAGGGAAAAATAGGGTTGGATGATCCCATCAAAAAGTACATGAAAAACTTCCCGAAAGCCTGGAACGATATCAGCATCCGGCAATTTATGACCCATACCAGTGGCATACCGGATGTAAAGGGCGAAAAGGACGAAACTTCCTTTGACGAAACCGTAAAGCAGGCCGGTAAACAACCCATGGCTTTTACGCCCGGTCAAAAACAGCAGTATAATAATTTCAATTTTGCGATCCTGGGTAAGTTGATCGAAACTGTATCGGGCATGACTTACTCCGTATACATGAATAAGCAGGTGTTCAGTCCGCTTCAAATGAACCGCACAGGGGTGAATACCGTTAACGCCAATATAGCCCTGGGGCATTTGGTGAAGAAAGGGGAATGGAAAGAAGTGGCCTCACATTTCCGCCCGGCAGATTATGGCGTGCCTTCGGGCGGGTTACAAACCTCGCTGACGGATTTTATTAAGCTGGGCCAGGCATTAAACAGGAATACCCTGCTGAACCCCAAAACAACGAATACCATGTGGGTCCCTTATTCCAAAAAGTTATCCAATACGCCCGGCTGGCATTCCCGGATGAGTGGTGGGGAAGTGGTGATCCATAAAGGCGGCGGTGGAACAGGTATCGGCAGTGTTTGTGATTTTAAAATTGTGCCTTCCAAAAAGTTGTACGTTATCGTGATGGCCAATAAAGCCAACAACAAAATATCTCCTGCTGATATCACCGATGATATTTTATTGAAGTGTTTTAATATTCCTAAAGATACCAATGGCGCCAATGCCGGGGAAGGGAATGAGCATTAAGTAACTGAGTGGGCGATGTGTTGCCTGACACCGATTGAACAAGCTGCTATACTATGACTCACTGGTGAATATCTTAGCCTGAATTATTTTTACAATATGCCATTCTTTTGTTATATTCATTAAGTAACATCATCATTAAACCTTAAACTGACACTTATGAAAAAGAATGCCCCCATTATTGGCATTATTGCCTTTCTTACCTGCCTGCTTTTCTGGATAGCCTGCCAAAAGAATGAACAAGCTTCAATTGTACAGCAAACGGATGTAGAGAACATGGAAGGAGGTGCAGGGCCTTCACCGGTGGACACTATTTCACCCAATCCCATTTATAACATTACCGACAGTTGCGGGGTAACCTGTTTAGCGGGCAGTTGCGGCAGGAAAGCCACTTTCGATGGCCGGTATTGCAAGCTCGTATGCAAATGCGGCGGCGTTTTAGGAGGCTACCCGCAATGCGATCTCATTTGTAATTTCCCTACTACTCCTCCAGGACCCGGTCCGGACACCAGTGTGCAGTATACGCCCCGGCTGATCAGTTACCGGATTGAAGCAAACGACAAGCAAATGCAGGCACAGGCAGCGCTCATTGCAAAAATGAAAACAAGTGGTTTAAAGCATGCCGATAAGATTGTACATGAACTGCAGGAAATATACAATCTCTTTAAACACAATAATGGCAAACTAACCGAAGCCAATGCTGAAAAATATTCCTACCACCTGGCCAAAGGAGTTGCCTGGCAGGAAGAAAAATAGTGGGGGCGGGGAAGCAGCCAGCTTAAGTCCGCCTTATGGCTTTGTGATGGGGACCAGTTTACCGGTTGAAAAATCAACCGGCACCGAGATATGTTCCAGCGCGATGAGCCAGTTGCCGCCGACCTTGCGATAGCCGTTGGTAACGCGCACCCAGCGGTCGACCGGCTGACCTTGTGTGCCAGTGCCTGTAACGTGCATAAAGCAGTGGCCGAATCCGACGTCTCCATCCACGGTGATGTGGAGATCGGCAATA comes from Paraflavitalea devenefica and encodes:
- a CDS encoding proline--tRNA ligase encodes the protein MRFSKILYKTSKGDSKEVEIRSASLLVRAGYIRQLSSGIFSYLHFGQRSLKKIEGILREEMNAIGGDEICMPVVHPADIWKKTNRWYQIDQSLVRFKDRADRDMVLAMTHEEVVAELCVSEIDSYKQLPKLVYQIFTKFRDEARSRGGLIRVREFTMKDSYSLDRDEAGMVKQYKEHYNAYFKIFARAGLPAVAINSDTGMMGGRMAHEYMYVTPIGEDTVFISDDNKYKANKEIATFKKIYSSKAEAPLEKVHTPGVKTIEDLANFMQMSKEDLCKAVFYTAKIDDKDKVVLLLVRGDTEVNTVKLEKIIKTDKYAPSTAEEILRIGAVPGYASPVGIDRTACLVIADDLVANAKSMVAGANEVDYHMKNVAYGRDFTADVVADVVSAFDGALSPHENSTGSRLRSVRGIEIGNIFQLGTRYTTAMGAVFNDEDGVQKPVIMGSYGIGVGRLLACLAEEYMDDKGLSLPVSVAPYHVALVALADKPELAELADKTYEQLKADGIEVFYDDREMKMASAGVKFADADLIGIPIRITISKRSVQNGGAEIKLRKEEKGEIVPLDQLSAKVKEIVQGLFAQLKAGVDAAEKWVD
- a CDS encoding serine hydrolase domain-containing protein, whose product is MPAAPITRFLLQSLFVCCFLIFPCCIGAYAQKGMDEKIDRIITKAMETEEFPGMAVAVIQDNKVLFKKAYGVTSRQQKGKVDEQTVFSIGSVSKAFTGVGVMLLVQQGKIGLDDPIKKYMKNFPKAWNDISIRQFMTHTSGIPDVKGEKDETSFDETVKQAGKQPMAFTPGQKQQYNNFNFAILGKLIETVSGMTYSVYMNKQVFSPLQMNRTGVNTVNANIALGHLVKKGEWKEVASHFRPADYGVPSGGLQTSLTDFIKLGQALNRNTLLNPKTTNTMWVPYSKKLSNTPGWHSRMSGGEVVIHKGGGGTGIGSVCDFKIVPSKKLYVIVMANKANNKISPADITDDILLKCFNIPKDTNGANAGEGNEH